The Ananas comosus cultivar F153 linkage group 7, ASM154086v1, whole genome shotgun sequence genome has a window encoding:
- the LOC109712661 gene encoding suppressor of RPS4-RLD 1 isoform X1: MAASPDRAELAKICGSRNWSKAIRVLDALLAQSCSIQDICNRAFCYSKLELHKHVIKDCDKALQLDPTLLQAYILKGNALLALGRKEDASLVWEQGYEHALRDSKDLKLLLELEDLLASVKQSKPVVCQDHALDTSPCDTKVVVSEVSVVHSDTIPTADMKTVVCEEQVVDSSSKVMMNSDSGSEIDNTSGSEDMYEITSQPSNSQEIIRRCNETIKPDHKLFVTNISKSKSISLDFRLSRGIGQVNEGNYDQAISIFDQILRETPKYPEALIGRGTAYAFQRELDAAIADFTKAIQYNPSAGEAWKRRGQARAAIGEFMEAIEDLSKALEFEPSCCDILHERGIVNFKFKDYNAAVEDLSACVNHDRKNSSAYTYLGLALSAIGEYQRAEEAHLKAIQLDENFLEGWAHLAQYYQDLANQEKALHCLEKVLLVDKSYAKAYHLRGLLYHGMGLHRMAIKDLSLGLSFESSNIECLYLRASCYHAIGDFKAAARDYDSVLDLELDSVDKFVLQCLAFYQKEIALYTASRANFEFSQFNIDGDVDPLFKEYWCKRLHPKNVAERVFRQPPLRTSLKGGRISKKEFNLTKHQDNLLQAADSIGKKIQYNCPGFLPNKRQYRMAGLAAIEIAQKVAKAWRGLRNVKKSGKQTRKKEKLGIVSQNRGGGCCSSSSSSDTSTSYSLNEDRHASGRTTSWQDIYHIAVKWRQISEPCDPVVWVNKLSEEFNSGFGSHTPMLLGQAKVVRYYSNYERILDTAKSVIKERKYVNIVEDKSVDPSALVESERISNAVSCSDLYNVVGENFWVATTCNSTAFEGKPLEGTRITVQKMDKIGFDFAIRTPCTPSRWEEYDAEMAAAWEALCTVYCGELFGSNDVNMLGDVKDAILRMTYYWYNFMPLSRGSAAVGYTVLLGLFLAANMEVTASIPPGMQVDWEAILTSNPEAFSEIIKKWLYPSIKFNRSWKDYPDVTSTFSTTGSIIAALSSYKNETQ; encoded by the exons ATGGCGGCGTCGCCCGATCGCGCGGAGCTCGCCAAGATCTGCGGCTCCCGCAACTGGTCCAAGGCCATCCGCGTCCTCGATGCCCTCCTCGCCCAATCCTGCTCCATCCAAGATATCTG TAATCGGGCGTTCTGCTACAGCAAATTGGAGCTCCACAAGCACGTGATCAAGGATTGCGACAAGGCGTTGCAGCTCGATCCCACTCTTCTTCAAGCTTACATCCTTAAAG GTAATGCTTTATTGGCTTTGGGAAGAAAAGAGGACGCTTCGCTTGTTTGGGAGCAGGGTTATGAGCATGCGCTTCGAGATTCAAAAGATCTGAAGCTATTGCTGGAGTTGGAAGACCTTCTGGCTAGTGTTAAACAATCTAAACCTGTTGTTTGTCAAGACCATGCCTTGGATACATCACCATGCGATACAAAAGTTGTCGTATCTGAAGTCTCTGTTGTGCATTCTGACACTATTCCAACGGCTGATATGAAAACTGTTGTCTGTGAAGAACAAGTTGTAGATTCATCtagtaaagtaatgatgaacaGTGATTCCGGGTCTGAAATTGACAATACTTCAGGATCAGAGGATATGTATGAAATAACCAGTCAACCTAGTAATAGCCAGGAGATAATCAGAAGGTGCAATGAAACCATAAAACCAGACCATAAGCTATTTGTTACAAATATCTCAAAGAGCAAGTCAATAAGCTTGGATTTCCGATTATCTCGTGGCATAGGCCAG GTAAATGAAGGAAATTATGACCAGGCAATATCCATATTTGACCAG ATACTGAGAGAAACTCCTAAATATCCTGAGGCTCTGATAGGAAGAGGTACAGCTTATGCATTTCAAAGAGAACTTGACGCTGCTATTGCCGACTTTACTAAG GCTATACAATACAATCCATCTGCTGGAGAAGCATGGAAGCGGCGGGGACAAGCACGAGCTGCAATTGGAGAATTCATGGAG GCCATTGAAGACTTGTCTAAGGCATTGGAATTTGAGCCAAGTTGTTGTGATATTCTACATGAAAGGG gcattgttaattttaaattcaaggaCTACAATGCAGCCGTAGAAGACCTTTCTGCATGTGTTAATCACGATAGGAAAAACAGCTCTGCTTACACATATTTG GGTCTGGCTTTATCAGCAATTGGTGAGTATCAAAGAGCTGAAGAGGCACATCTTAAAGCAATACAACTTGATGAAAATTTTCTTGAGGGATGGGCCCATCTTGCCCAG TATTACCAAGATCTAGCGAATCAGGAGAAGGCCTTGCATTGCCTTGAAAAAGTATTGCTTGTTGATAAAAG CTATGCTAAAGCATATCACTTGCGTGGACTACTCTACCATGGAATGGGGCTGCACAG GATGGCCATTAAAGATTTATCTCTTGGGTTGAGTTTTGAAAGTTCAAATATTGAATGCTTATATTTACGTGCCTCATGCTATCATGCTATTGGAGATTTCAAAGCTGCG GCCAGGGACTATGATTCTGTCCTCGATCTGGAACTTGATTCTGTGGATAAATTTGTGCTACAGTGTTTGGCATTCTATCAG AAGGAAATTGCTTTATACACTGCTTCGAGGGCCAACTTTGAGTTCTCTCAGTTTAATATTGATGGTGATGTTGATCCTCTCTTCAAG GAATACTGGTGCAAAAGACTTCATCCAAAAAATGTTGCCGAAAGGGTTTTTCGGCAACCTCCCCTTCGAACTTCCTTGAAAGGTGGACGCATTAGCAAGAAAGAATTTAATTTGACGAAGCATCAAGACAACCTTCTTCAAGCAGCAGATTCAATCGGAAAGAAGATTCAATATAACTGTCCAGGCTTCTTACCAAATAAACGTCAG TATCGCATGGCTGGTTTAGCTGCTATTGAGATAGCTCAAAAGGTTGCAAAGGCTTGGCGTGGTCTTCGAAATGTGAAAAAGAGTGGGAAACAAaccaggaaaaaagaaaagcttgGTATAGTGAGTCAAAACAGAGGCGGTGGCTGTTGTAGCTCTAGCAGCTCGTCAGACACATCAACCTCATATAGCTTAAATGAGGACAGGCATGCCTCTGGCCGTACTACATCATGGCAGGATATTTACCATATAGCTGTTAAGTGGAGGCAGATTTCTGAACCATGCGACCCTGTTGTTTGGGTAAACAAGTTGAG TGAGGAGTTCAATTCTGGATTTGGTTCGCACACCCCTATGCTTCTTGGACAAGCGAAAGTGGTCCGCTACTATTCAAACTACGAAAG GATATTAGATACTGCCAAGAGTGTAATAAAAGAGAGGAAGTATGTGAATATTGTGGAGGATAAATCAGTTGACCCCTCAGCACTTGTGGAATCAGAAAGA ATTTCAAATGCAGTATCTTGCTCCGACTTATACAATGTAGTTGGAGAGAACTTCTGGGTGGCTACTACATGCAACAGTACAGCATTTGAAGG AAAGCCTCTTGAAGGGACAAGGATTACTGTTCAAAAGAT GGACAAAATAGGATTTGATTTTGCTATCAGAACACCTTGTACACCATCTAGATGGGAGGAATATGATGCAGAAATGGCTGCCGCATGGGAG GCCCTGTGCACTGTCTATTGCGGTGAACTATTTGGCTCAAATGATGTCAATATGCTTGGTGATGTAAAGGATGCTATACTTAGAATGACCTATTATTG GTACAACTTCATGCCGCTCTCGAGAGGGTCTGCTGCTGTGGGTTACACTGTTCTGCTCGGGTTATTTCTTGCAGCCAACATGGAAGTGACCGCGAGCATCCCACCTGGCATGCAGGTCGATTGGGAAGCCATTCTGACTTCCAATCCAGAAGCCTTTTCGGAAATCATTAAGAAATGGCTTTATCCGTCAATCAAATTCAACCGGTCTTGGAAAGATTACCCAGATGTTACTTCTACCTTCTCTACAACTGGATCAATTATTGCCGCCCTAAGTTCGTATAAAAATGAAACTCAATAG
- the LOC109712661 gene encoding suppressor of RPS4-RLD 1 isoform X2: protein MAASPDRAELAKICGSRNWSKAIRVLDALLAQSCSIQDICNRAFCYSKLELHKHVIKDCDKALQLDPTLLQAYILKGNALLALGRKEDASLVWEQGYEHALRDSKDLKLLLELEDLLASVKQSKPVVCQDHALDTSPCDTKVVVSEVSVVHSDTIPTADMKTVVCEEQVVDSSSKVMMNSDSGSEIDNTSGSEDMYEITSQPSNSQEIIRRCNETIKPDHKLFVTNISKSKSISLDFRLSRGIGQVNEGNYDQAISIFDQILRETPKYPEALIGRGTAYAFQRELDAAIADFTKAIQYNPSAGEAWKRRGQARAAIGEFMEAIEDLSKALEFEPSCCDILHERGIVNFKFKDYNAAVEDLSACVNHDRKNSSAYTYLGLALSAIGEYQRAEEAHLKAIQLDENFLEGWAHLAQYYQDLANQEKALHCLEKVLLVDKSYAKAYHLRGLLYHGMGLHRMAIKDLSLGLSFESSNIECLYLRASCYHAIGDFKAAKEIALYTASRANFEFSQFNIDGDVDPLFKEYWCKRLHPKNVAERVFRQPPLRTSLKGGRISKKEFNLTKHQDNLLQAADSIGKKIQYNCPGFLPNKRQYRMAGLAAIEIAQKVAKAWRGLRNVKKSGKQTRKKEKLGIVSQNRGGGCCSSSSSSDTSTSYSLNEDRHASGRTTSWQDIYHIAVKWRQISEPCDPVVWVNKLSEEFNSGFGSHTPMLLGQAKVVRYYSNYERILDTAKSVIKERKYVNIVEDKSVDPSALVESERISNAVSCSDLYNVVGENFWVATTCNSTAFEGKPLEGTRITVQKMDKIGFDFAIRTPCTPSRWEEYDAEMAAAWEALCTVYCGELFGSNDVNMLGDVKDAILRMTYYWYNFMPLSRGSAAVGYTVLLGLFLAANMEVTASIPPGMQVDWEAILTSNPEAFSEIIKKWLYPSIKFNRSWKDYPDVTSTFSTTGSIIAALSSYKNETQ, encoded by the exons ATGGCGGCGTCGCCCGATCGCGCGGAGCTCGCCAAGATCTGCGGCTCCCGCAACTGGTCCAAGGCCATCCGCGTCCTCGATGCCCTCCTCGCCCAATCCTGCTCCATCCAAGATATCTG TAATCGGGCGTTCTGCTACAGCAAATTGGAGCTCCACAAGCACGTGATCAAGGATTGCGACAAGGCGTTGCAGCTCGATCCCACTCTTCTTCAAGCTTACATCCTTAAAG GTAATGCTTTATTGGCTTTGGGAAGAAAAGAGGACGCTTCGCTTGTTTGGGAGCAGGGTTATGAGCATGCGCTTCGAGATTCAAAAGATCTGAAGCTATTGCTGGAGTTGGAAGACCTTCTGGCTAGTGTTAAACAATCTAAACCTGTTGTTTGTCAAGACCATGCCTTGGATACATCACCATGCGATACAAAAGTTGTCGTATCTGAAGTCTCTGTTGTGCATTCTGACACTATTCCAACGGCTGATATGAAAACTGTTGTCTGTGAAGAACAAGTTGTAGATTCATCtagtaaagtaatgatgaacaGTGATTCCGGGTCTGAAATTGACAATACTTCAGGATCAGAGGATATGTATGAAATAACCAGTCAACCTAGTAATAGCCAGGAGATAATCAGAAGGTGCAATGAAACCATAAAACCAGACCATAAGCTATTTGTTACAAATATCTCAAAGAGCAAGTCAATAAGCTTGGATTTCCGATTATCTCGTGGCATAGGCCAG GTAAATGAAGGAAATTATGACCAGGCAATATCCATATTTGACCAG ATACTGAGAGAAACTCCTAAATATCCTGAGGCTCTGATAGGAAGAGGTACAGCTTATGCATTTCAAAGAGAACTTGACGCTGCTATTGCCGACTTTACTAAG GCTATACAATACAATCCATCTGCTGGAGAAGCATGGAAGCGGCGGGGACAAGCACGAGCTGCAATTGGAGAATTCATGGAG GCCATTGAAGACTTGTCTAAGGCATTGGAATTTGAGCCAAGTTGTTGTGATATTCTACATGAAAGGG gcattgttaattttaaattcaaggaCTACAATGCAGCCGTAGAAGACCTTTCTGCATGTGTTAATCACGATAGGAAAAACAGCTCTGCTTACACATATTTG GGTCTGGCTTTATCAGCAATTGGTGAGTATCAAAGAGCTGAAGAGGCACATCTTAAAGCAATACAACTTGATGAAAATTTTCTTGAGGGATGGGCCCATCTTGCCCAG TATTACCAAGATCTAGCGAATCAGGAGAAGGCCTTGCATTGCCTTGAAAAAGTATTGCTTGTTGATAAAAG CTATGCTAAAGCATATCACTTGCGTGGACTACTCTACCATGGAATGGGGCTGCACAG GATGGCCATTAAAGATTTATCTCTTGGGTTGAGTTTTGAAAGTTCAAATATTGAATGCTTATATTTACGTGCCTCATGCTATCATGCTATTGGAGATTTCAAAGCTGCG AAGGAAATTGCTTTATACACTGCTTCGAGGGCCAACTTTGAGTTCTCTCAGTTTAATATTGATGGTGATGTTGATCCTCTCTTCAAG GAATACTGGTGCAAAAGACTTCATCCAAAAAATGTTGCCGAAAGGGTTTTTCGGCAACCTCCCCTTCGAACTTCCTTGAAAGGTGGACGCATTAGCAAGAAAGAATTTAATTTGACGAAGCATCAAGACAACCTTCTTCAAGCAGCAGATTCAATCGGAAAGAAGATTCAATATAACTGTCCAGGCTTCTTACCAAATAAACGTCAG TATCGCATGGCTGGTTTAGCTGCTATTGAGATAGCTCAAAAGGTTGCAAAGGCTTGGCGTGGTCTTCGAAATGTGAAAAAGAGTGGGAAACAAaccaggaaaaaagaaaagcttgGTATAGTGAGTCAAAACAGAGGCGGTGGCTGTTGTAGCTCTAGCAGCTCGTCAGACACATCAACCTCATATAGCTTAAATGAGGACAGGCATGCCTCTGGCCGTACTACATCATGGCAGGATATTTACCATATAGCTGTTAAGTGGAGGCAGATTTCTGAACCATGCGACCCTGTTGTTTGGGTAAACAAGTTGAG TGAGGAGTTCAATTCTGGATTTGGTTCGCACACCCCTATGCTTCTTGGACAAGCGAAAGTGGTCCGCTACTATTCAAACTACGAAAG GATATTAGATACTGCCAAGAGTGTAATAAAAGAGAGGAAGTATGTGAATATTGTGGAGGATAAATCAGTTGACCCCTCAGCACTTGTGGAATCAGAAAGA ATTTCAAATGCAGTATCTTGCTCCGACTTATACAATGTAGTTGGAGAGAACTTCTGGGTGGCTACTACATGCAACAGTACAGCATTTGAAGG AAAGCCTCTTGAAGGGACAAGGATTACTGTTCAAAAGAT GGACAAAATAGGATTTGATTTTGCTATCAGAACACCTTGTACACCATCTAGATGGGAGGAATATGATGCAGAAATGGCTGCCGCATGGGAG GCCCTGTGCACTGTCTATTGCGGTGAACTATTTGGCTCAAATGATGTCAATATGCTTGGTGATGTAAAGGATGCTATACTTAGAATGACCTATTATTG GTACAACTTCATGCCGCTCTCGAGAGGGTCTGCTGCTGTGGGTTACACTGTTCTGCTCGGGTTATTTCTTGCAGCCAACATGGAAGTGACCGCGAGCATCCCACCTGGCATGCAGGTCGATTGGGAAGCCATTCTGACTTCCAATCCAGAAGCCTTTTCGGAAATCATTAAGAAATGGCTTTATCCGTCAATCAAATTCAACCGGTCTTGGAAAGATTACCCAGATGTTACTTCTACCTTCTCTACAACTGGATCAATTATTGCCGCCCTAAGTTCGTATAAAAATGAAACTCAATAG